CTCCTGCGACCGCGTCGACTCCGACCGCGAAGCCGCATCCGACCGGCTGGGTCGGGCGCCACGGGGCTGCGGCGACGCAGCGGGGCGTAGGCAAGTGCGCCACATGCCATCCGCCGGTGCTTTGCAAGAGCTGTCACGGCACTGAAATCCCGCACAAGTCCGACTGGCTCAAGAAGCACGTTCGCGATGAGCGTACGGGTCGAGCGTGTTTTACGTGCCACGTGTCCCAGGACTGCGAGTCCTGTCATGCCCGACACGGCATTCATCCAGAGCAGGGCCTGTACCGGTGAGGGTCTGAGGTGAATAAGCGACGAGGATTGATGGGGTTGATGCTCGGCATTGGGGCGCTGCTGGTCGCCGAGGGCGTGCTCGTGACTGCGGTTCTCGTGTCGCCGAGCGCGCGCGTCACCGTTTCCGCGAAGCTCGCCGGCGTGACGGAGGTGCTGGCCGGCTCGGACGATGCTCCCGGACTTACGAGCCGGGTTTCCGGAGGCGCGAGCAACTTCTACCGGACGTGGGCTCAGCCTCTGTGGTCGGCTCCTGCGCTGCCCAAGGCGGGGTCGGGATTTAGCAAGTGCGTTTCCTGTCACAAGGATTACGCTTCGCCGGAGCGCGCGCCGATGGTGCGCATGGACCATCCGCGTCACGCACAGGCCGGTGTCGACTGCGCGACGTGCCACACGTCAGTGGACCATCCTGATCCGGGGATTCCGGAGGAGAAGGTCTGTGCCGGCTGTCACGACGAAACGAAGTCGATCAAGAGCTGCGGCTTCTGCCATGCACCGGGCTCACTCCCGCATTTCTACTTGTTGGGCATCCCGCGCGACGGCGCCGTGGACTGCGCTACGTGCCACCGCCCGGGAGAGATTGCGAAGGGCTCGGGGCGCTCGCGATTGAACGCGCCGGCGTTTACCGGCAAGAACCGGGCACTGTGTTCCAAGTGTCACGAGAAGGCGGTTTGCGAGAAGTGCCACAGCGAGAAGCACCCTGCAAACTGGCTTGCGAATCACGGCGACGGCGATTCGGCGCCGTGCCTAAGATGTCACCGCTACGAGTGGTGCACGGAGCGTTGCCACAATCGCCCCGCCTTCCCGCGAAGCATTAGTTCGGCGAGGTTCTCTGGAGGATCTCAATGAAGCCGATTCGGGTTGCGGTCCTCCTCGTCGCAGTCGCCGGTGTGGTGTTGGCGCTTGGGTACGCCGGCCATGAGCGCAACGGGCGAGACTCGGATCGGGTCATTGCTCGCGTCGACGGCGTCGAGATCCGCCAATCTCAGGCGACCTCCCGATTCGAGGGGATTCGCCAGACGCACGGCGCGACTTTGGAGCTAAATGCGGAGTGGCGGGCAAAGGTCCTTCGCACGCTGATAGAGGACGTGGTCACCGAACGGGCGGCGGCAGAGATGGGGATCGCGCCCGAATCCAAGGATATTCTCAAACATCTTGACGAGTTCAAGGGGAGGTTCTCTTCCGGTGCCGAGTACGAGCGCTGGCTGAAGGATGCCGGTCTGGACGAGCAGGAACTGCTGCGGCGAATGCGCTTGCAGACGCTCACCGCTCTGGTCTATGAAGAGGTGACGGACGACGTGCGGGTCACCGACGACGCGATCGAGAAGTACTACTCGTCTCATCTGGATGACTTCCCCGGGGAGGACGGTTCGAGGCCCTTGCTGGAGGTTAGGTCTAGCATTGAGGAGATCTTGCTTAAGCAGGCCAAGGACGACGAGTTTGAGGCGTGGCTTGATTTGCGCAGGGGCGCGGCGAGGGTGACGATTCTCGATCTCGCATGGAAGGAAGAGTCGTGATAGCGACTCCCGAGGCCGCCCTGAGGCGTCAACTGGTCGCTGTGACTGCGCTGACTGTGATCGTGGTGCTCCTCGGCGCCGCCGTCCTCGCGGTGCGATTGCGTCCCGCGCCCGAGTCTTCGACGGCGGTCGGCGCGGCCATTCGGCGCTGGGAGCGCTTGGTCGACGCGAATCCGGCAGACGAGCAAGCTCGAGTTGGCCTTGGACTGGCGCTGTTTAGAGTCGGAAACAAAGACGAGGCCCGGCGCGCGTTCGAGGCGGCACTGAAGATCAACCCGAAGAGTTGGATAGCCTTGTACCAGTTGGGTTTGATGGTGACCTCCAGTGACGAGGATCAGGCCGTGCGCCTGTTCGCCGAAGCCGCAAAGGAGGCGCCGCGCGGCAGCCGCGCGGGCGCGTTCCTTGCGTTGGGTGACGTGCTGTTTCGTCGGAGCGACTTCAAAGGCGCGCGCAAGGCCTACGAAGGAGCCGTGTCCGACCTCCCCTTCCTCGCGGACGCCCACGCGGGATTGGCGCGCACGCTTGAGGCGCTTGGGGATTCCGTCGGGGCCCTCGCCGAGTACAAGCGGGCCGCCAAGGTCAACCCAGTCGATGAGGAACTGCGCCGAGCCATCGATCGGCTCAGGGCGGACTCTCAGTCAGCACAATAGAACCTGAAGGAGCGCACATGGAACCTACGGACTATCCGGCGCCGGTCGAGGCCTCCGAGGATGCGCTCGGAGGTATGAGCGCGCCCTCTGAGCCGATTGATCGCACGACGCGTAGGTTCCTCAAGGTAATGCTCGGCGTGCTCACGGCTGCGGCCGTCGGGCTTGTGATTCTTCTCTCGATCATGCTGCGACCCGATTCCGGCCCGAGCGTTGTTTCGCCAAGACTTGTCGGCAAGAGCCCGCTGGATGTGGTTAAGGTTATCTTCACCACAGGCAAGGACGGGCCGCTCAAGACGCCGTTGGGTGTCGCGTTTGATGCGGACGGCGGGATCTGGATTGCCGATACCGGCAACTCTCGCGTTGCGGTCTTCACGGCTTCCGGCAAATTCGTTGCGTTGGTCGGAGATCAAGATGGTCCCGGGAAGCTGTACGCGCCGTACGGTCTTACTGTTGACTCGGCGAACGACCGAGCGTATGTGGCCGACTACACGGCCGGGGCCGTTCGCGTTTACACAACGTCCGGGCGCTACGTCGAGAGCATTCCTTCGTCAGAGCAGAGTCTCGACGTCTTTGGGCCGAACGGATTTACTCCATTCGAAGTCAAAGTAGTCGGTAACAAGATCGTAGTTGCCAGCAACGA
The window above is part of the Actinomycetota bacterium genome. Proteins encoded here:
- a CDS encoding SurA N-terminal domain-containing protein — encoded protein: MKPIRVAVLLVAVAGVVLALGYAGHERNGRDSDRVIARVDGVEIRQSQATSRFEGIRQTHGATLELNAEWRAKVLRTLIEDVVTERAAAEMGIAPESKDILKHLDEFKGRFSSGAEYERWLKDAGLDEQELLRRMRLQTLTALVYEEVTDDVRVTDDAIEKYYSSHLDDFPGEDGSRPLLEVRSSIEEILLKQAKDDEFEAWLDLRRGAARVTILDLAWKEES
- a CDS encoding tetratricopeptide repeat protein, translating into MIATPEAALRRQLVAVTALTVIVVLLGAAVLAVRLRPAPESSTAVGAAIRRWERLVDANPADEQARVGLGLALFRVGNKDEARRAFEAALKINPKSWIALYQLGLMVTSSDEDQAVRLFAEAAKEAPRGSRAGAFLALGDVLFRRSDFKGARKAYEGAVSDLPFLADAHAGLARTLEALGDSVGALAEYKRAAKVNPVDEELRRAIDRLRADSQSAQ